A genomic window from Labeo rohita strain BAU-BD-2019 chromosome 6, IGBB_LRoh.1.0, whole genome shotgun sequence includes:
- the LOC127166304 gene encoding cytochrome c oxidase subunit 6C-1 encodes MSLPKPAMRGLLGKRLRFHLPIAFGLALVAAATFKFTVTEPRKQAYADFYKRYDSMKEFNAMREAGVFESVRPAGK; translated from the exons ATGTCACTTCCAAAGCCAGCAATGAGGGGCCTCCTGGGCAAGCGTTTGAGGTTCCATTTGCCCATCGCATTCGGTCTTGCCCTAGTGGCAGCAGCCACCTTCAAG TTCACAGTAACAGAGCCCAGGAAACAGGCCTATGCTGACTTCTACAAACGTTACGATTCAATGAAGGAGTTCAATGCCATGAGGGAAGCCGGTGTTTTTGAAAGTGTCAGACCCGCTGGAAAATAA
- the ywhaba gene encoding 14-3-3 protein beta/alpha-A, with the protein MDKSDLVQKAKLAEQAERYDDMASSMKAVTEGGVELSNEERNLLSVAYKNVVGARRSSWRVISSIEQKTEGNEKKQQMAREYREKIEAELQDICNDVLGLLEKYLIPNASQAESKVFYLKMKGDYFRYLSEVASGESKKTTVDNSQKAYQDAFEISKREMQPTHPIRLGLALNFSVFYYEILNTPEQACSLAKTAFDEAIAELDTLNEDSYKDSTLIMQLLRDNLTLWTSENQGDEGDAGEGEN; encoded by the exons ATGGACAAGAGCGACCTAGTGCAGAAGGCAAAGCTCGCTGAGCAGGCTGAGCGCTATGATGATATGGCTTCTTCCATGAAGGCCGTCACGGAGGGCGGCGTTGAGCTTTCCAACGAAGAGCGCAACCTGCTCTCCGTGGCTTACAAGAACGTGGTGGGCGCCCGTCGCTCGTCCTGGCGCGTGATCTCCAGCATCGAGCAGAAAACGGAGGGCAACGAGAagaaacagcagatggcgcGTGAATACCGTGAGAAGATCGAGGCCGAGCTTCAGGACATCTGCAACGACGTGCTG GGTCTCCTGGAGAAGTACCTCATTCCCAACGCTAGCCAGGCAGAGAGCAAAGTCTTCTACCTGAAAATGAAAGGAGACTACTTCAGATACCTGTCTGAGGTGGCATCCGGAGAATCAAAGAAAA CCACAGTGGACAACTCTCAGAAGGCTTACCAGGATGCATTCGAGATCAGCAAAAGGGAAATGCAGCCAACACACCCCATCAGGCTGGGGCTAGCACTGAACTTCTCCGTGTTTTACTATGAAATCCTCAACACCCCAGAGCAGGCTTGCAGTTTGGCAAAGACG GCTTTCGACGAGGCAATTGCTGAGCTGGACACCTTGAACGAGGACTCTTACAAAGACAGCACCCTGATCATGCAGTTACTAAGGGACAACCTCACT CTGTGGACATCAGAAAACCAGGGTGATGAGGGGGATGCTGGCGAGGGCGAGAACTAA
- the tomm34 gene encoding mitochondrial import receptor subunit TOM34: MPQKRRSQSWTELKQAGNDCFRAGQYGEAVNLYSQSIQLLEKSGQKNKEDLGILYSNRAASYLKDGNCNECIKDCTTSLELVPFGFKALLRRASAYEALERYRQAYVDYKTVLQIDWNIPAAHDGVNRMTKALTDIDGPSWREKLPPIPTVPMSVKESLAQAASSASSPKQNSVIDNKKKAPGPEAVKKAKALKEEGNAFVKKGEHKKALEKYTQSISQDPTEVTTYTNRALCYLSLKMYKEAISDCDEALRMDSANIKAFYRRAQANKELKNKKSSIEDLNSVLKIEPNNMAAQKLLQEVQKIK; this comes from the exons ATGCCTCAGAAGCGGCGCTCACAGTCGTGGACGGAGCTCAAACAAGCCGGTAACGATTGTTTCAGAGCCGGTCAGTATGGAGAAGCTGTGAACCTCTACAGCCAGTCCATCCAGCTGCTGGAGAAGTCTG GTCAGAAGAACAAGGAAGATCTGGGTATTTTGTACTCCAACAGGGCCGCCAGTTACCTGAAAGATGGAAACTGCAATGAATGCATTAAAGACTGTACAAC GTCTCTTGAATTGGTCCCATTTGGATTTAAAGCTCTGCTTCGCCGTGCGTCAGCTTACGAAGCCTTGGAGAGATACAGACAGGCGTATGTGGACTACAAAACTGTGTTACAGATAGACTGGAACATACCGGCTGCTCACGACGGTGTCAACAG AATGACCAAGGCTTTGACAGACATCGACGGACCGTCTTGGAGAGAGAAACTGCCTCCGATTCCCACCGTCCCCATGTCTGTGAAAGAAAGCCTGGCGCAAGCTGCCAGCTCGGCCTCCagcccaaaacaaaacagcgtGATTGACAACAAGAAAAAAG CACCAGGACCTGAAGCTGTTAAAAAGGCCAAGGCTTTAAAGGAAGAAGGCAATGCGTTTGTGAAGAAGGGCGAACACAAGAAAGCTTTAGAGAAGTACACACAGTCCATCAGTCAGGATCCCACAGAAGTCACAACCTACACTAACCG GGCTCTCTGCTACCTGTCATTAAAGATGTACAAAGAAGCTATTAGCGACTGCGATGAGGCTCTTCGAATGGATTCTGCCAACATTAAGGCTTTTTACAGACGTGCACAGGCAAACAAGGAACTCAAG aaCAAGAAATCTAGTATTGAAGATCTCAACAGTGTGCTCAAAATCGAGCCGAACAACATGGCGGCACAGAAACTACTGCAGGAAGTACAGAAGATCAAATAA